A window of the Tunturibacter empetritectus genome harbors these coding sequences:
- a CDS encoding fatty acyl-AMP ligase, whose translation MASILDQLDRLGEQHPHKLLYSYLDLNGNTLECYSYASFLKRTKAIAGHLLKDGCFAAEDRVLLAYPPGLEMICAFFGCVRAGLIPVPVYPPSSRGFQSALYKMVHIAKDCQASGILTSADYHASLKTNLTRSGVSASGVDVDYISGLPWIVTEKFVDPISDELFFGTSKILFLQYTSGSTMDPKGVMVTHENILQTCPLVIDHPEPVVVSWLPQYHDMGLIGCYLYPALRGGTTYGFSSMDFIQRPILWFDTITTYRATATAAPNFAYDYCLRAGRLSKESLEGCDLSSLRVLMCAAEPVKPDTFTRFLEKFQSCGLKSESFYAAFGLAENTLAVSLGGRNIVSVNKRALALGKARMTTEVSEIDGATQIVSCGTPLAGIDVKIVDPEQHVALNTGHVGEIWLAGSGKCLGYWNNPELTLKQFRARLVDDSPYDDGYLRTGDMGFFHDGELYVCGRIKDMIILRGQNYYPQDIENVVERASGMIRNNCVAAFQIHEDSEPALAIVAEVKNPKALPDARKIAAAVRSYLNVEVALITFIAPRAIPRTSSGKIMRHKTKHMWLEGEFTVLSEFSREKDAGCSESDSDVKSSFDELKARYNLTGMETYNLVEAGLDSLDLVVFMHELKELLKEKGADMLARQVDIGVIQQVSVADLFQLAQQLEHAPEEALVQLRHSIGAFRDEQRRAEKEMMSNDRNLIFAPPVPAPLPELPVPNHVLLTGGTGFIGPFLMKSLLEQTRAKIYVLVRASDDDQGRQRLRAAMESMGPCPARLMQMFEARVIPICGDLGQPMLGLTQDVWDFLASEMDTVFHNGATVNYLFNYDRMRDANVMGTNEVLRLAFEGRSKEFNYVSTTFVFGWAVKSVLYETDFNKNMELLDFGYSQSKWVAEQVVADARNRGLSTRIFRPALVSPSVTGGGNNFDIAVRLVAFMVNHGIGVDALNQVSFVPADIVANNIVAISTTPGTANKTYHVVRDDYANMLDITGLITKSTGRQFEIFSISEFVPELIRRCRKEDLLFPLLDFLVGSVDNISAMEFKRYDSSTYQEARDASTWGIADPSLEDTVDGILKFMHRKGIISVAARESSTVPSLAEPLAFTDA comes from the coding sequence ATGGCGTCGATTTTAGACCAACTGGATAGGCTGGGAGAGCAACACCCGCACAAACTCCTTTATTCGTATCTTGACCTGAACGGCAATACACTCGAATGCTATTCCTACGCGTCGTTTCTTAAACGGACGAAGGCCATAGCCGGTCACTTGCTAAAGGATGGTTGTTTCGCGGCGGAGGACCGGGTTCTGCTCGCCTATCCGCCGGGGCTTGAGATGATCTGCGCGTTTTTTGGTTGTGTGCGTGCGGGATTAATCCCCGTGCCCGTCTATCCTCCGAGTTCTCGTGGCTTCCAGAGCGCTCTGTACAAGATGGTCCACATCGCGAAAGATTGTCAGGCGTCCGGGATTTTGACCAGCGCAGACTACCATGCGTCTTTGAAGACAAATCTCACTCGAAGTGGGGTCTCGGCGTCCGGCGTAGACGTCGACTACATCTCCGGTCTTCCTTGGATTGTCACGGAAAAGTTCGTGGATCCGATTTCGGACGAACTTTTTTTCGGCACTTCAAAGATATTGTTTCTCCAGTACACGTCGGGATCGACGATGGATCCCAAGGGTGTAATGGTGACGCATGAAAACATCCTGCAGACCTGTCCTCTAGTGATCGACCATCCTGAGCCGGTGGTCGTATCCTGGCTCCCTCAGTATCACGATATGGGCTTGATTGGGTGCTACCTTTATCCCGCCCTGAGAGGCGGTACAACGTACGGCTTCTCTTCCATGGACTTCATCCAGCGGCCGATCCTGTGGTTCGACACGATAACAACCTATCGTGCTACCGCGACGGCAGCCCCGAACTTCGCTTACGACTATTGCCTGCGCGCCGGGAGGTTGTCCAAGGAGAGCCTGGAAGGCTGCGATCTCAGCTCCCTGCGGGTGTTGATGTGCGCTGCGGAACCGGTAAAACCGGATACGTTCACACGGTTTCTGGAGAAGTTTCAGAGTTGTGGACTAAAGTCGGAGAGCTTTTATGCCGCTTTCGGGCTGGCTGAAAATACTCTTGCCGTTTCACTCGGCGGCCGCAATATTGTGTCCGTTAATAAGCGTGCCCTCGCGTTGGGGAAGGCGCGTATGACGACGGAGGTCTCTGAAATCGACGGAGCTACGCAGATTGTCAGCTGCGGAACTCCGCTCGCGGGTATCGACGTTAAGATCGTGGACCCGGAACAGCACGTCGCTTTAAATACTGGCCACGTCGGTGAGATTTGGCTCGCGGGAAGCGGCAAGTGCCTGGGTTACTGGAATAATCCGGAGCTGACGCTAAAGCAGTTTCGTGCCCGGCTGGTGGACGATAGTCCCTATGACGATGGCTATCTTCGGACTGGCGATATGGGGTTTTTCCACGACGGCGAACTCTACGTGTGTGGTCGCATCAAGGACATGATTATTCTGCGCGGGCAGAACTATTATCCGCAGGATATCGAGAACGTCGTAGAGAGAGCGTCCGGGATGATCCGGAATAATTGCGTGGCTGCGTTCCAGATTCATGAAGACAGCGAACCGGCGCTGGCAATCGTGGCCGAAGTGAAAAATCCTAAGGCGCTTCCGGATGCACGAAAGATTGCCGCCGCAGTTCGGAGTTATCTGAACGTAGAAGTGGCGTTGATCACCTTCATTGCTCCTCGAGCGATCCCGCGAACTAGTTCGGGCAAGATCATGCGTCATAAGACCAAGCACATGTGGCTGGAAGGCGAGTTTACTGTTCTCTCCGAGTTTTCGCGGGAGAAAGACGCCGGGTGCTCTGAGTCTGATTCTGATGTGAAGTCGTCTTTCGACGAGTTGAAGGCCCGGTACAACCTGACGGGCATGGAAACGTACAACCTGGTGGAAGCGGGACTGGATTCGCTGGATCTTGTCGTCTTCATGCATGAGCTGAAGGAGCTTTTGAAGGAAAAAGGCGCGGACATGCTGGCGCGTCAGGTCGATATCGGTGTCATTCAGCAGGTCAGCGTAGCCGATTTGTTTCAACTGGCGCAACAGTTGGAGCATGCACCTGAAGAAGCATTGGTTCAGCTGCGTCATTCCATTGGGGCTTTCCGAGATGAGCAGCGCAGAGCGGAAAAAGAGATGATGAGCAACGATAGAAATCTCATCTTCGCACCTCCGGTACCTGCACCTTTGCCTGAGCTTCCAGTCCCGAATCATGTCCTGCTGACGGGTGGCACCGGTTTCATCGGACCGTTCCTGATGAAGAGCCTGCTGGAACAGACGCGGGCGAAGATCTACGTTCTCGTCAGGGCTTCCGACGACGATCAGGGCAGGCAGAGGCTGCGAGCGGCGATGGAGTCGATGGGGCCTTGCCCGGCAAGGCTGATGCAGATGTTTGAGGCTCGCGTTATTCCCATCTGCGGCGATCTTGGGCAGCCAATGTTGGGCCTGACGCAGGACGTCTGGGATTTTCTCGCAAGTGAAATGGACACCGTGTTTCACAATGGCGCGACCGTAAACTACTTATTCAACTACGACCGCATGCGTGACGCGAACGTGATGGGGACCAACGAGGTCTTGAGGCTGGCATTTGAGGGACGGTCCAAGGAATTCAATTACGTCTCGACTACCTTCGTGTTCGGATGGGCTGTCAAATCGGTTTTGTACGAGACCGATTTCAACAAGAATATGGAGCTTCTCGACTTCGGATACAGCCAGTCCAAATGGGTTGCTGAACAAGTGGTTGCAGATGCCCGTAACCGAGGGCTCTCCACTCGGATCTTCCGCCCCGCTCTGGTGAGTCCCTCGGTTACGGGCGGAGGCAACAACTTTGATATTGCCGTTCGTCTGGTAGCGTTCATGGTGAATCACGGTATAGGAGTCGATGCTCTAAACCAAGTTAGTTTTGTTCCTGCGGACATCGTGGCGAACAATATCGTTGCCATCTCCACTACTCCCGGCACGGCGAATAAGACCTATCACGTGGTGCGGGACGATTATGCGAACATGCTGGATATTACGGGGCTCATTACCAAATCGACCGGGCGGCAATTCGAAATATTCAGCATTTCGGAGTTTGTTCCCGAACTGATCCGAAGATGCCGTAAGGAAGACCTACTCTTTCCTCTGCTGGATTTTCTGGTGGGCTCGGTGGACAACATCTCGGCGATGGAGTTCAAACGGTATGACAGTTCTACTTATCAAGAGGCTCGCGATGCCTCTACATGGGGCATCGCCGATCCTTCGCTTGAGGATACGGTCGACGGCATTTTGAAATTCATGCACCGCAAGGGGATTATTTCGGTTGCGGCTCGTGAGTCTAGTACTGTTCCATCGCTCGCCGAGCCTCTTGCCTTCACGGATGCATAG
- a CDS encoding MFS transporter: MVAFLSRIFRAFRYRDFRIMWLGACVSTIGTFVQQFAQSWLVYDLTKDPFYLGLDLFLGQLPIMLFSLVGGVFADRLDRKKMLLSSQYIQMICAFVLATLFATHAVKVWHILTLSFVVGVGQSFGGPAYSALLPTLVEPEDLANAISMNSIQFNLARIIGPTLGGLAYTVFGATWCFALNGFSYVAVIISLFVIRAQSTAPKTQMSVLKSMKEGISFIRDREGLTPLVVLAFCTTLFGFSLTGFLPVIVRTIFHRGPGTYELLLVFSGAGSICGALLVAAMEKLKGQGRLAVLALFALGLTTAGFAFSKWLPVSCILIFLAGTAVMASASLMLSVVQLIVVDSMRGRVMSVYNLAFRAGIPLGALILGKLIPILGISTAIAGFGLSLVGVAGYFLIVMTKAPTFQRQVKSGV; this comes from the coding sequence GTGGTCGCCTTCCTTAGTCGCATCTTTCGAGCGTTTCGGTACCGTGATTTTCGGATCATGTGGTTGGGAGCTTGTGTTTCCACCATTGGGACCTTTGTGCAGCAGTTCGCGCAAAGCTGGCTTGTCTATGACCTGACCAAAGACCCTTTTTACCTTGGGCTCGATCTCTTTCTGGGACAACTGCCGATTATGCTCTTTTCTCTTGTCGGTGGTGTTTTTGCGGACCGTTTGGATCGAAAGAAGATGTTGCTCTCTTCGCAGTACATCCAGATGATCTGCGCCTTCGTCCTGGCAACATTATTCGCTACCCATGCGGTCAAGGTCTGGCACATCCTGACCTTGTCTTTCGTTGTTGGGGTTGGGCAATCGTTTGGCGGACCCGCCTATTCAGCCCTGTTGCCCACGCTGGTGGAGCCCGAAGACCTTGCCAATGCAATCTCGATGAATTCGATTCAGTTCAACCTTGCGCGGATTATCGGTCCGACCCTTGGAGGCCTCGCGTATACCGTCTTCGGCGCGACGTGGTGTTTCGCGCTGAACGGCTTCTCCTATGTCGCGGTCATAATTTCACTCTTTGTGATCAGGGCGCAGTCCACTGCACCCAAGACCCAGATGTCCGTTTTGAAGAGCATGAAGGAAGGAATAAGTTTCATCAGAGATCGTGAGGGGTTGACTCCGCTCGTCGTGCTGGCGTTTTGCACAACACTGTTTGGCTTTTCTCTGACTGGATTTCTTCCTGTGATTGTGCGGACGATCTTTCATAGAGGTCCAGGAACCTATGAGCTTTTGCTGGTTTTCTCAGGTGCTGGATCGATCTGTGGAGCGCTATTGGTCGCGGCGATGGAGAAGTTGAAGGGACAGGGGCGTCTTGCGGTGCTCGCTTTGTTCGCACTTGGGCTTACAACGGCTGGGTTTGCCTTCTCGAAGTGGCTACCGGTCTCCTGCATTCTGATCTTTCTTGCCGGGACAGCCGTAATGGCGTCCGCCTCTCTTATGTTGTCGGTAGTTCAACTCATTGTGGTTGACTCGATGCGAGGGAGGGTGATGAGCGTCTACAACCTGGCATTTCGCGCTGGAATACCGCTAGGTGCGCTGATTCTAGGGAAGTTGATTCCGATTCTCGGCATCTCGACCGCTATTGCGGGATTTGGATTGTCTCTTGTGGGTGTGGCGGGTTATTTCCTAATCGTCATGACCAAGGCACCTACCTTTCAGCGGCAGGTCAAGTCAGGTGTGTGA
- a CDS encoding NAD(P)-dependent oxidoreductase: MAKLGFLGLGIMGGPMALRLIEADHQVALWSFSEGKVAALVNKGGIACSTPADVARQSDCTFLCVGDTEMSRSVILGADGLAEGAAARSIIVDCSTIAPSASRAIAAELAKKDISFLDAPCTGSKAGAEGGTLTFMVGGPKDIFEKVRPYFEVMGKLLYYCGEAGMGLHAKLSQNMILGNLLQAFNESIVLSTKAGVDPEMMLDILNNSAAKSGLLTAKAPMVFARNFTTNFSVKWLEKDMELMLESAAELNVPAPLTSLSRQLYRAAIAKGFGEDDICGSIRLLEDITGTTVASRPKT, encoded by the coding sequence ATGGCAAAGCTTGGCTTTTTAGGATTGGGGATTATGGGTGGCCCAATGGCTCTTCGTCTGATCGAGGCCGATCATCAGGTGGCTCTTTGGTCGTTCAGCGAGGGAAAAGTTGCTGCTTTGGTTAACAAAGGCGGCATCGCATGCTCCACTCCGGCCGACGTTGCGCGCCAGAGCGACTGTACCTTCCTCTGCGTAGGCGATACCGAGATGTCCCGCAGTGTCATCCTCGGCGCAGATGGTCTGGCCGAAGGAGCAGCCGCCAGGTCGATCATCGTCGACTGCAGCACCATTGCCCCCTCTGCAAGCCGCGCTATCGCCGCCGAACTGGCCAAAAAGGACATCAGCTTTCTCGACGCGCCCTGTACCGGCTCCAAAGCCGGAGCAGAAGGGGGCACACTGACTTTTATGGTCGGTGGGCCAAAGGATATCTTCGAAAAAGTCCGCCCGTACTTTGAGGTGATGGGAAAGCTTTTGTACTACTGCGGAGAAGCAGGCATGGGACTTCACGCCAAGCTGTCGCAAAATATGATCCTTGGCAACCTGCTCCAGGCCTTCAATGAGAGCATCGTCCTGAGCACAAAAGCCGGCGTCGATCCCGAGATGATGCTCGATATCCTTAACAACAGCGCGGCTAAATCTGGCCTGCTCACCGCAAAAGCCCCTATGGTCTTCGCCAGAAACTTCACCACCAACTTCTCCGTCAAGTGGCTCGAGAAAGATATGGAGCTGATGCTGGAGTCTGCGGCTGAGCTCAACGTCCCGGCGCCCTTGACCTCGCTCTCGCGGCAGCTCTATCGCGCCGCAATCGCCAAGGGCTTCGGCGAGGACGACATCTGCGGCTCCATCCGGCTGCTGGAAGACATCACAGGCACCACAGTGGCAAGCCGTCCCAAGACATAG
- a CDS encoding fatty acid desaturase family protein translates to MTSEIEAVITLKPDIDDLVPSETLARQSVGATGPSSFPKVLRRRLDKFFADQNLSPKADLTMWTKIAAGLAVLVGAWIALYALKPNSWKFVALYVLSGLAQTFLLLNIAHDSNHNAISSVSSINKSLNYVFDVCGINSYMWRILHHRGHHSCINLHGEDDALTGRGIFRFTPHEPRARWHRFQHIYALFFYAMFSLDYVFVRDFESFFSPSHEYLRRTNHPKREYTILFAGKAFYFTYMLILPVLLMGKSLWLVAGSFVLVHLIIGLTVSLVFQTTHTIDSTYFPSDRSEFDNGVYHIFATTADYATSNPIVGWLTGGLNHHIAHHLCPFVCHTHYAPLTQIVKETAEEFGVPYRQHPTMTRAVWHHLILLKQLGTEG, encoded by the coding sequence GTGACGTCTGAAATCGAAGCGGTGATCACCCTAAAGCCCGATATAGATGATCTGGTACCTTCTGAAACTTTGGCGCGGCAGTCCGTCGGCGCGACCGGCCCGTCTTCTTTCCCGAAAGTCCTACGCCGTCGCCTCGACAAGTTCTTTGCCGATCAGAATCTTTCGCCCAAAGCCGACCTCACCATGTGGACCAAGATCGCCGCGGGGCTGGCAGTGCTGGTGGGCGCATGGATTGCTCTCTATGCACTCAAGCCGAATTCATGGAAGTTTGTCGCTCTCTACGTTTTAAGCGGTCTTGCCCAGACATTCCTTTTGCTGAACATCGCCCACGACAGCAACCACAACGCCATCTCGTCTGTGTCGTCCATCAACAAAAGCCTGAACTACGTCTTCGATGTTTGCGGAATCAACTCATACATGTGGCGCATCCTCCATCATCGAGGCCACCACTCCTGCATCAATCTCCATGGCGAAGACGATGCTCTTACGGGACGTGGGATCTTTCGGTTCACGCCCCACGAGCCCCGCGCACGCTGGCATCGGTTCCAACACATCTATGCGCTGTTCTTTTACGCGATGTTCTCTCTTGATTATGTCTTCGTCAGGGACTTTGAGTCGTTTTTCTCCCCATCCCACGAATATCTGAGACGCACCAACCATCCCAAGCGGGAGTACACCATCCTCTTTGCAGGCAAGGCGTTCTACTTCACTTACATGCTCATCTTGCCGGTGCTGCTGATGGGAAAATCGCTTTGGCTGGTCGCCGGATCGTTCGTGCTGGTCCATCTGATCATCGGTTTGACCGTATCCCTGGTATTCCAGACAACCCACACCATCGACAGCACTTACTTTCCCTCGGACCGCAGCGAGTTCGATAATGGCGTGTATCACATCTTCGCGACAACGGCCGATTATGCGACTAGCAATCCGATCGTCGGCTGGCTCACGGGCGGCCTCAATCATCACATTGCACATCATCTATGTCCTTTTGTCTGCCACACCCACTACGCACCGCTCACCCAAATTGTGAAAGAAACCGCGGAAGAGTTTGGCGTTCCCTACCGGCAACATCCCACGATGACTCGGGCAGTCTGGCATCATCTGATACTTTTGAAGCAACTAGGAACCGAAGGTTGA
- a CDS encoding MGMT family protein, which yields MTMSTRRKNDKPVRPPFPGAIPTVPTSQAKRRILRDGARANELRDTAFRRIILSIPAGKVSTYGQVAAAAGYPLYHRAVARLLRTDPPDHLPWHRVLGAGGEIKLRGEPAIEQRARLKMEGVKFRGKLVNMELFEHALRAWESFD from the coding sequence ATGACGATGAGCACGCGAAGGAAGAATGACAAGCCCGTTCGTCCTCCCTTTCCAGGGGCTATCCCGACTGTCCCCACATCCCAGGCGAAACGCAGAATTCTACGGGATGGGGCTCGTGCGAACGAACTCCGTGACACAGCATTTCGTCGCATCATTCTTTCCATTCCTGCAGGAAAGGTCAGCACCTACGGACAGGTTGCGGCAGCGGCTGGCTATCCGCTCTACCATCGCGCTGTGGCAAGACTCCTGCGCACCGATCCGCCAGATCATCTTCCATGGCACCGAGTGCTCGGCGCTGGCGGTGAGATCAAACTTCGCGGGGAACCCGCAATCGAACAGCGAGCGCGATTGAAGATGGAAGGCGTCAAGTTCCGCGGCAAACTCGTCAATATGGAACTTTTTGAACACGCACTTCGCGCCTGGGAGTCGTTCGACTAA
- a CDS encoding MMPL family transporter has translation MGLMHVRRFWVAGVILIAVVALLPFSFHSERHLETATRVEGSEAETVRQELVSRFHSPFVDRVVLVVQGLPPADSVEGEQALATIVAGLREEPGVSGVVSHLDLRDPIFVGKGGGTFVLVGLSSTGGPVELLVPKLHERINTLANQLRGRYPAVKIELTGEIPLNFDIRKASADDVRHGESLVIPATLVLLLVAFGSLVAAVIPLAVGQLAIAATLAITGLLAHRFHLSILVQNLATMLGLGLGIDYALLMVSRFREAISAGHEGSVASVMAARQAGHTLLISASTVAIGFLALLTVPISEIRSIGVAGFLVAGISVLLTNTLVPAVLGLLGPRIDAGRMPFTPKLDAQRAAHTGNRWRRWGKVIVAHPLLALFLAGTPLLLLAWQATHLDTSVPKGDWLPESAESVHALHTLEQMDRAGVVYSLRVIVQLPADSIAQTDAGWNALDRLSKRIASDPRCARVISIITIAEGNRASLTDISRETRRTFLSSDGHEALLEVLPATSVSLRDQVDWVRELRKTGAATLTGVPGATLQIGGIPALNADYQTIVTKHFVPVVAMVVVATLLALLVGFRSLFAAVKAIVLNLLSVAASFGALVLIFQDGHGSSLLGVPGGTGSVFPLVPIVAFAIVFGLSMDYEVFLVARVLEARRSGLSEVDAIPEGMARTAGLITSAAAIMIVVFAAFTFGNFLVVKMIGFTLAIAVLIDATLVRIVIGPALLRIAGDWNWWPGGLAAPRKAPVESCE, from the coding sequence ATGGGTCTCATGCATGTGCGCCGTTTCTGGGTAGCCGGAGTGATCCTTATCGCTGTCGTTGCCCTTCTTCCATTCTCTTTTCATTCTGAGCGTCATCTGGAGACGGCAACCCGCGTTGAAGGTAGCGAAGCGGAGACTGTCCGTCAGGAGCTTGTCAGTCGCTTTCATTCGCCATTTGTGGATCGCGTGGTCCTGGTCGTTCAGGGACTGCCTCCCGCCGATTCGGTGGAGGGTGAGCAGGCGTTAGCAACTATTGTGGCGGGTCTGAGAGAAGAACCTGGCGTGTCTGGCGTCGTCTCTCATCTCGACCTTCGCGATCCTATCTTTGTGGGCAAGGGCGGTGGAACGTTTGTCCTGGTGGGCCTGTCGTCGACCGGGGGGCCGGTGGAGTTGCTGGTCCCTAAGCTTCACGAGCGGATAAACACTCTCGCCAATCAATTGCGAGGCCGCTATCCTGCAGTCAAGATCGAACTGACGGGCGAGATTCCACTTAACTTTGACATCCGGAAAGCGAGCGCGGACGATGTACGGCACGGCGAAAGCCTGGTGATTCCTGCGACCCTTGTACTTTTGCTGGTGGCTTTCGGCAGTCTGGTCGCTGCTGTAATTCCGTTGGCCGTTGGTCAGCTTGCCATCGCAGCCACCCTGGCAATTACAGGGTTGCTGGCCCACCGCTTCCACTTGTCGATTCTGGTTCAAAATCTGGCTACCATGCTTGGATTAGGCTTAGGAATCGATTATGCGCTCCTGATGGTCAGCCGCTTCCGGGAAGCGATCTCCGCTGGCCACGAGGGATCTGTAGCCTCCGTCATGGCGGCACGTCAGGCCGGTCATACGCTTTTGATTTCAGCATCGACAGTAGCAATCGGCTTTTTAGCACTGTTGACGGTTCCCATCAGCGAGATCCGCTCCATCGGCGTCGCGGGATTTTTGGTAGCAGGGATCAGCGTGTTGCTTACCAATACTCTGGTTCCGGCCGTGCTGGGGTTGCTCGGCCCGCGGATTGATGCTGGCCGAATGCCGTTTACTCCGAAACTGGATGCGCAGCGGGCCGCACATACGGGAAACCGCTGGAGGAGATGGGGAAAGGTGATTGTTGCCCACCCGTTGCTTGCCCTGTTTCTTGCAGGCACCCCTCTGCTTCTGCTTGCATGGCAAGCAACGCATCTTGATACAAGTGTCCCCAAAGGGGATTGGCTTCCGGAGTCCGCGGAATCAGTGCATGCGCTGCATACCCTTGAACAGATGGATCGGGCTGGCGTGGTGTATTCACTTCGCGTCATTGTCCAACTGCCAGCGGATTCGATTGCGCAAACCGACGCGGGATGGAACGCGCTCGATCGCCTCAGCAAGCGCATCGCGAGCGATCCTCGTTGTGCAAGAGTCATATCAATCATAACAATTGCGGAGGGTAACCGTGCCTCGCTCACAGACATCTCGCGGGAGACGCGGCGCACGTTTCTGAGTAGTGACGGACACGAGGCGCTGCTTGAGGTACTACCCGCGACTTCGGTCTCATTGCGGGATCAAGTCGACTGGGTTCGTGAACTCCGCAAGACCGGCGCGGCAACTCTTACCGGTGTGCCCGGAGCAACGCTGCAGATTGGTGGTATTCCGGCACTCAACGCCGACTATCAGACGATTGTTACGAAGCATTTTGTGCCGGTAGTGGCGATGGTGGTGGTGGCCACGCTTCTGGCGCTTCTGGTCGGGTTCCGATCGCTCTTCGCCGCGGTGAAGGCAATCGTATTGAACCTGCTCTCGGTTGCGGCATCCTTTGGAGCCTTGGTCTTAATCTTTCAAGATGGGCACGGGAGTAGCCTGCTGGGAGTACCTGGGGGAACGGGCAGCGTATTCCCCCTTGTTCCTATCGTTGCCTTTGCCATCGTCTTCGGCCTAAGCATGGACTACGAAGTGTTCCTGGTCGCGCGAGTTCTTGAGGCCAGGAGGAGCGGGCTAAGTGAAGTGGATGCAATTCCGGAGGGGATGGCCAGGACTGCGGGTCTGATTACGAGCGCCGCAGCGATCATGATCGTGGTGTTCGCGGCATTCACCTTCGGCAACTTCCTGGTGGTCAAGATGATTGGATTTACGCTTGCAATCGCCGTGCTGATTGACGCGACACTGGTGCGTATTGTGATCGGTCCCGCACTCCTTCGCATTGCCGGCGATTGGAACTGGTGGCCTGGCGGACTTGCCGCGCCACGCAAGGCGCCCGTAGAGAGCTGCGAATGA
- a CDS encoding cytochrome P450 gives MAANPVQVLSKYTELFGETFRFYLGGIKEAIVTTNPAVMQHVLKTNSENYQKSEIQVKRMGHFLGKGLLTTHGDPWRTQRRLIQKGFDRKQLEALSAIMQDSLSESMLDFNRQIQLGPVDIYPHLMKMTFAMVARSLFGAKLRDEDIDTVSHTICTVQEFIVRQTIQPYLNPWFEVSGELRRHEEMRTHADAILMDYIKTRRQQAPGNDLLQTLMDARYSDGEGMSDEMVLSESMQLLVAGHETSSNALSWLLYLLSSRPDTLERVRQEFDSVLGDAPLSFGDVTRLDFTTQVIYEALRLYPPFWMVDRMAIADDRVGDIAIPQGSTVIVFVYGAHHTPHYWPSPESFDPERFLKANEKLRTPFTYLPFGGGPRVCIGNHYAMLQILMILSELLRTYDFQLIQDQTIEARPMVILRPKHGIRMTFTKAVAREVPVSK, from the coding sequence ATGGCCGCCAATCCTGTGCAGGTCTTGTCAAAGTACACTGAACTCTTCGGCGAAACGTTTCGCTTCTATTTAGGTGGCATTAAAGAGGCCATCGTAACGACCAATCCCGCCGTCATGCAGCATGTATTGAAGACCAACTCGGAAAATTATCAGAAGTCCGAAATTCAAGTAAAGCGGATGGGCCACTTCCTCGGCAAGGGTCTTCTCACCACCCACGGGGACCCCTGGCGCACACAGCGGCGTCTCATTCAGAAAGGTTTTGACCGAAAGCAACTTGAGGCCCTGTCCGCGATCATGCAGGACTCCCTCTCCGAGTCGATGCTGGACTTCAACCGGCAAATCCAGCTCGGCCCTGTCGATATCTACCCCCATTTGATGAAGATGACCTTCGCCATGGTCGCCCGTTCGCTCTTTGGCGCCAAGCTTAGGGACGAAGACATCGACACCGTAAGCCATACCATCTGCACCGTCCAGGAATTTATCGTTAGGCAGACCATTCAGCCCTACCTGAATCCCTGGTTTGAGGTCTCCGGCGAACTCCGCAGACACGAAGAGATGCGGACCCACGCCGACGCCATTTTGATGGACTACATCAAGACACGCCGCCAACAAGCACCCGGCAACGATCTGCTGCAGACCCTAATGGACGCTCGCTACAGTGATGGCGAAGGCATGAGCGACGAGATGGTTCTGAGCGAGAGCATGCAACTTCTAGTTGCCGGTCATGAAACCTCGTCGAATGCTCTATCGTGGCTTCTCTATCTTCTAAGCTCGCGTCCGGATACTCTCGAGCGAGTACGTCAGGAGTTCGATTCCGTCTTGGGCGATGCGCCGCTGAGCTTCGGCGACGTCACCAGGCTCGATTTCACGACTCAGGTCATCTACGAGGCGCTCCGACTCTACCCACCGTTCTGGATGGTCGATCGCATGGCTATCGCGGACGACCGCGTAGGCGACATCGCCATTCCTCAAGGATCGACGGTTATTGTGTTCGTCTACGGCGCGCACCATACGCCCCATTACTGGCCCAGCCCGGAGAGCTTCGACCCGGAGCGTTTCCTCAAAGCAAATGAGAAGTTGCGAACGCCATTCACCTATCTCCCCTTCGGAGGTGGACCCCGGGTCTGTATTGGCAATCACTATGCCATGCTGCAAATTCTCATGATTCTGAGCGAACTCCTCAGAACCTACGACTTTCAACTGATCCAGGACCAGACGATCGAAGCGCGCCCGATGGTTATTCTGCGCCCCAAACACGGAATCCGCATGACGTTCACTAAGGCAGTCGCACGCGAAGTCCCGGTATCAAAATAA